TGTCCGAGTCGGGCGTGGTGATGATCTCCAGCAGCCGCATGTAGCGCGGCGGGTTGAAGAAGTGGGTGCCGAACCACGAGCGGCGGAAGTCCTCGGGGAAGCCCTCGGCGATCTTCGAGACCGGCAGGCCGCTGGTGTTGGTGGTGATGATGGTTCCCGGCTTGCGCACCGCATCCACTTTCTTCAGCAGCGCGCGCTTGATGTCGAGGTTCTCGGCGACCGCCTCGATGATCCAGTCGGCCTGCGCGACCAGCCCGAGGTCGTCGTCGAAGTTGCCGATGGTGACCAGGCGCGCGACGTCGGCCGAGAAGAACGCCGCCGGCTTCGATCTGCGCGCGGCTTCCAGGCCCGCCGCCACGATCTTGTTGCGCTCGGCCTTGGGAGCGTCTGCCGCCACGCCGGGCGGCACGATATCCAGCAGGAAGCAGGGAACACCGGCGTTGGCCAGGTGTGCCGCGATGCGCGCGCCCATCGTCCCGGCTCCCAAAACAGCGACCTTATCAATGCGTTTTTGCATGGGGATGAGCGCTCAGCCGCGGAAACGCGCGACGAGAAAACTGCGCCTTTCTGGAATGAAATGTGAGGGAGCCGACGAGCAGACTGCGGGGAATTGGATGAGAGGGAGCTCAGCCCCGTTGTGCATGCGCGAGTCGCGGCAAAGGTCCACGCTCAAAACTCCGTCAGACGAATCGGGCCGGCTGAGGAACAGGCACGCGCCGGAGTGAATGTGGGGGTGAGGATGGCACTGACGGCGCGTGCCCCTTATCAATTGTCCCGATGCTACTGAATGAGCCTTCATTCAGTCAACAACAAAGATGCTCGATCCCGCGCCGGGGAGGGCTGCTGCCGGATCCCGCGTGGTGCTTGACATAGGCGCGCACGGTCGTGTATTAAACCATCAGGTTAATTAACCAGAAGGTTGAACACGATGACCTCCGACCACCTCAGCGCCACCTTCGCCGCCCTCGCCGACCCCACGCGGCGCGCCATCCTGGCGCGGCTCGCGCGCGGCGAGGCTTCGGTCAAGCAGCTGGCCCAGCCCTTCGAGATGAGCCTGCCCGCCGTCTCCAAGCACCTGAAGGTGCTGGAGCGCGCCGGGCTCATCGCGCGCGGGCGCGAGGCGCAATGGCGCCCC
This DNA window, taken from Terriglobales bacterium, encodes the following:
- a CDS encoding metalloregulator ArsR/SmtB family transcription factor; translation: MTSDHLSATFAALADPTRRAILARLARGEASVKQLAQPFEMSLPAVSKHLKVLERAGLIARGREAQWRPARLEGDRLKEVADWVEHYRRFWTESLDRLERYLQEQKKERKHVRDQGRKH